Proteins found in one Candidatus Methylomirabilota bacterium genomic segment:
- a CDS encoding ribonucleotide reductase N-terminal alpha domain-containing protein, with translation MEAQIRPSKAGRWSEPALRVLTERYLARRDGRVVETPEEMCWRVAQTIANAESRFGRSPAASQEIAAAFYDMMVEGQFLPNSPTLMNAGKDNQLQYSACYVLPVGDSMEEIFDSVKAAAIIHQSGGGTGFAFSRLRPKNDFVRSTGGRASGPVSFLKVFNSATEAVKQGGTRRGANMGVLRVDHPDILEFVECKLDGGMTNFNISVAVTDSFMSALEAGGDYDLINPRTGMAVGRLSAQEVFDRIVRAAWRTGDPGLVFIDRINASPANPTPQVGLVEATNPCLAGETLVATDQGLMRMDELVARYREGGVAVKVDERLLPARFMVWEGTHNVPVASYGDGCLPISQAISSGERETVRLRTRAGFELVCTPDHRVMTDRGWTAAGALKPGEHRVWIQSDPGAFASDPRLPFPGDFYEQRFSDPVVSVEPAGVRRVYDLTEPQSHSMIANGLVVHQCGEQPLLPNEACNLGSLNVARFAREQDGRWSLDWDELERVVRLAVRFLDDVIEVNPYPLAVIDAMVKANRRIGLGVMGWADLLFALDIPYDSAEALELGGRLMAFIQDIGHDQSARLAEERGPFPNYERSIYTRGQALRNSTVTTIAPTGTISMIAGCSSGIEPVFALAFEHRVKGVEGERVLPFVSQSFERIGRERGFYSDALMVEVARRGTLAGIPGVPEAARAVFKTAHEIHWSWHVRHQAAFQRHTDNGVSKTINLPADATGQDVADAYLLAWREGCLGITVFRDGCKGGQVLNLGVGGDAEAAPAGAEAIDDRVVRPRPHSLAGATYRMETPIGTAFVTVNETAGGDPFEVFVQVGKAGSDTMAVAEALGRLISLVLRLPSPLSPRRRLEEVISQLAWIGGGQPTGFGAAKVLSLPDALARTLGEHIGIGRGPARDAPDASEAGRRRVGDLCKECGQATLVYEEGCKKCLSCGFNEC, from the coding sequence ATGGAAGCTCAGATCAGACCGTCCAAAGCGGGTCGCTGGTCGGAGCCTGCCTTGCGGGTGCTGACCGAGCGCTACCTCGCCCGCCGCGACGGCCGCGTCGTCGAGACCCCGGAGGAGATGTGCTGGCGCGTAGCGCAGACTATCGCCAACGCCGAGTCGCGCTTCGGCCGGAGCCCGGCCGCCTCCCAGGAGATCGCCGCCGCCTTCTACGACATGATGGTCGAGGGCCAGTTCCTGCCGAATTCGCCCACGCTGATGAACGCGGGCAAGGACAACCAGCTCCAGTACTCCGCCTGCTATGTCCTGCCCGTGGGCGACTCGATGGAAGAGATCTTCGACTCCGTCAAGGCCGCCGCCATCATCCACCAGTCGGGTGGCGGCACGGGCTTTGCCTTCTCGCGCCTCCGGCCGAAGAACGACTTCGTCCGCTCGACGGGCGGGCGCGCTTCGGGCCCCGTGTCCTTTCTCAAGGTCTTCAACAGCGCGACGGAGGCGGTGAAGCAGGGGGGCACGCGCCGCGGGGCCAACATGGGCGTGCTGCGCGTCGATCACCCGGACATTCTCGAATTCGTCGAGTGCAAGCTCGACGGCGGCATGACCAACTTCAACATCTCGGTGGCCGTGACCGATTCATTCATGTCGGCCCTGGAGGCGGGCGGGGACTACGACCTCATCAACCCGCGCACGGGCATGGCGGTGGGGCGACTCTCGGCCCAGGAGGTCTTCGACCGCATCGTGCGCGCGGCGTGGCGGACGGGCGACCCCGGTCTCGTCTTCATCGACCGCATCAACGCGAGCCCGGCCAATCCCACACCCCAGGTCGGCCTCGTCGAGGCCACGAACCCATGCCTCGCCGGCGAGACGCTCGTGGCCACGGACCAAGGTCTGATGCGCATGGACGAGCTGGTCGCGCGTTACCGTGAGGGCGGGGTGGCCGTCAAGGTCGACGAGCGACTCCTCCCCGCGCGATTCATGGTCTGGGAAGGCACGCACAATGTGCCGGTTGCCTCGTACGGCGACGGGTGCCTGCCCATCAGCCAGGCCATCTCCTCCGGCGAGCGGGAGACCGTGCGGCTCCGGACCCGGGCCGGCTTCGAGCTCGTGTGCACCCCGGACCATCGCGTCATGACCGATCGCGGCTGGACGGCGGCGGGCGCGCTGAAGCCGGGTGAGCACCGGGTGTGGATCCAGAGCGATCCTGGCGCCTTTGCCTCCGATCCGCGGCTTCCCTTCCCCGGCGACTTCTATGAACAGCGCTTCTCCGATCCAGTGGTCAGCGTCGAACCGGCCGGCGTGCGCCGCGTCTACGATCTGACCGAGCCGCAAAGTCACTCGATGATCGCCAATGGTCTCGTGGTCCACCAGTGTGGGGAGCAGCCTCTCTTGCCCAACGAGGCGTGCAATCTCGGCTCGCTCAATGTCGCCCGCTTCGCTCGAGAGCAAGACGGGCGGTGGAGCCTGGACTGGGACGAGCTCGAGCGCGTGGTCCGCCTCGCCGTGCGCTTCCTCGACGACGTGATCGAGGTCAATCCCTATCCGCTGGCCGTCATCGACGCCATGGTCAAGGCCAATCGCCGCATCGGGCTGGGCGTCATGGGCTGGGCCGATCTCCTCTTTGCCCTCGACATCCCGTACGACAGCGCGGAGGCCCTCGAGCTGGGCGGACGGCTCATGGCCTTCATCCAGGACATCGGCCACGACCAGTCGGCCCGGCTCGCCGAGGAGCGCGGACCCTTCCCGAACTACGAGCGGTCCATCTACACGCGCGGCCAGGCCCTCCGGAACTCCACGGTGACCACCATCGCGCCCACGGGCACCATCTCCATGATCGCCGGCTGCTCGTCGGGCATCGAGCCGGTGTTCGCGCTGGCCTTCGAGCACCGGGTCAAGGGTGTCGAGGGCGAGCGCGTCCTGCCCTTCGTCAGCCAGAGCTTCGAGCGCATCGGCCGGGAGCGTGGCTTTTACTCCGACGCGCTCATGGTCGAGGTCGCTCGCCGCGGGACCTTGGCGGGCATCCCCGGAGTCCCGGAGGCGGCCCGCGCGGTCTTCAAGACCGCGCACGAGATTCACTGGAGCTGGCACGTGCGTCATCAGGCGGCCTTCCAGAGACATACGGACAACGGCGTGTCGAAGACCATCAATTTGCCGGCCGACGCCACGGGACAGGATGTGGCGGACGCCTATCTCCTGGCCTGGCGCGAGGGATGTCTGGGCATCACCGTGTTCCGCGACGGCTGCAAGGGTGGTCAGGTGCTCAACCTGGGGGTGGGCGGGGACGCGGAGGCCGCACCGGCGGGCGCGGAAGCGATCGACGATCGCGTGGTCAGGCCCCGTCCGCACAGCCTCGCGGGCGCGACCTATCGCATGGAAACGCCCATCGGCACCGCCTTCGTCACCGTCAACGAAACGGCAGGGGGCGATCCCTTCGAGGTGTTCGTCCAGGTCGGCAAGGCCGGCTCCGATACCATGGCGGTGGCCGAGGCCCTCGGACGACTCATCTCTCTCGTGCTCCGCCTGCCGTCGCCCCTGTCTCCGCGCCGGCGGCTCGAAGAGGTCATCAGCCAGCTCGCCTGGATCGGCGGAGGGCAGCCCACGGGCTTCGGAGCGGCCAAGGTGCTCTCCCTGCCGGACGCGCTGGCCCGCACGCTGGGAGAGCACATCGGCATCGGCCGCGGCCCCGCGCGGGATGCGCCGGATGCGAGCGAAGCCGGCCGCCGCCGGGTGGGCGATCTCTGCAAGGAGTGCGGGCAGGCGACGCTCGTGTACGAGGAAGGGTGCAAGAAGTGTCTGTCCTGCGGCTTCAACGAGTGCTAG
- a CDS encoding efflux RND transporter periplasmic adaptor subunit gives MSLLRRYRVLVVVIVLLVATGSGLLLWSRAQPARGATRGRPDPLVGIISPQRRDIEVKLSFTADILPIQQAAIFSKVSGYIRKLHVERGDFVKEGQLLAEIDDLELRASAEQARAALVSSQAGLEVARSTLEGQRANFENQRANLAKARAVAANDARQAERMKTLFQKGMVAAADWDNARTTADSSAASTDAAEAQVRLATVQITTQESQVRLAQAQVETYRAALSLAQTNLSNTRLLAPFAGYVAQRNLDQGAAVSGQSSSTTNTSVGIIVLQDIKSVKVQLEVPERDIGRVKVGGEVRVTADPYKGEVFAGSIARVVHNLDPRSRTMGVEVEIPNPDARLKPGMFARVEAVVEVRKGVLSVPMETLRIGDGPPLVMVVRNNAVEPVPVQLGAADTKGIEIVKGLAEHDQVILQGKDLVRQGQKVRTTPATGQ, from the coding sequence ATGAGTCTCCTCAGACGCTATCGCGTCCTGGTCGTCGTCATCGTCCTCCTCGTGGCGACCGGGAGCGGCCTCCTTCTCTGGAGCCGGGCTCAGCCGGCCCGCGGCGCGACCCGGGGTCGCCCAGACCCCTTGGTAGGTATCATCTCCCCGCAGCGGCGTGACATAGAGGTCAAGCTCTCCTTCACGGCCGACATCCTGCCCATCCAGCAGGCCGCGATCTTCTCGAAGGTCTCCGGCTATATCCGCAAGCTCCACGTGGAGCGAGGAGACTTCGTCAAGGAGGGCCAGCTCCTGGCCGAGATCGACGACCTCGAGCTTCGGGCCTCCGCCGAACAGGCCCGGGCCGCGCTCGTTTCGTCCCAGGCGGGGCTCGAGGTCGCTCGCTCCACGCTGGAGGGACAGCGCGCCAACTTCGAGAATCAGCGAGCCAACCTCGCCAAGGCCCGCGCCGTCGCCGCCAATGACGCTCGCCAGGCCGAGCGGATGAAGACCCTGTTTCAGAAGGGCATGGTCGCGGCGGCCGACTGGGACAATGCGCGGACCACCGCCGACTCCTCGGCCGCGTCGACGGATGCCGCGGAGGCGCAGGTCAGGCTGGCCACGGTGCAGATCACCACCCAGGAAAGCCAGGTGCGGCTCGCCCAGGCACAGGTGGAGACATACCGGGCGGCGTTGTCCCTCGCGCAAACCAATCTCAGCAATACCAGGCTCCTCGCGCCCTTCGCGGGATACGTGGCCCAGCGCAACCTTGATCAGGGGGCCGCGGTGAGCGGGCAGTCCTCGAGCACCACCAATACATCGGTGGGCATCATCGTCCTCCAGGACATCAAGAGCGTGAAGGTTCAGCTCGAGGTGCCGGAGCGGGACATCGGGCGGGTGAAGGTGGGCGGCGAAGTACGCGTGACGGCCGATCCGTACAAGGGTGAGGTCTTCGCGGGGTCCATCGCGCGGGTGGTCCACAACCTCGACCCCCGCTCGCGCACCATGGGTGTCGAGGTGGAGATCCCGAACCCGGATGCCCGGCTCAAGCCCGGCATGTTCGCGCGCGTCGAGGCCGTGGTCGAAGTCCGAAAGGGCGTGCTTTCGGTGCCCATGGAAACCCTTCGCATCGGCGATGGCCCGCCCCTCGTCATGGTGGTCAGGAACAACGCCGTCGAGCCCGTACCGGTACAGCTTGGCGCCGCGGACACCAAGGGCATCGAGATCGTCAAGGGTCTGGCCGAGCATGACCAGGTCATCCTCCAGGGCAAGGACCTGGTGCGACAGGGGCAGAAGGTTCGCACGACGCCGGCGACAGGCCAGTAG
- a CDS encoding TolC family protein, producing the protein MSGRAPRRLLVLALLGSALCVSLAAGQTQPPPGGGSQVIPPGGSQLPPGATQTPPGTIQTLPGTPPATPGAPPTPAPGPATPSGPVTAPPMTITPPSDATRPPAGTGSIPGLPATQVPIREMLPTPPGIRAFPTPDELKGKELELEEAIKIALDNQPLILARIGDYQSSIQNIYIQLAPQLPQLTGQWNGFQQQTVSSGPSPSGQLAPLSQIRNVTTTSHSLSTTATVTASQLLWDFGKTLAATAAAKAGAKSSAEDVEIQKDESVRLVKTGYFNLILNERLVEVNQAALERALVNLRSAKGFFDVGTQPKSAVTRAEVDVATAQVNLIGALNAVVISRTTLNTLMGIPVNTPTRVRDILAYQHVDFDPKTLLPEAFARRPEYRQIKARFEQAEQTVKQQFRNFFPNITASGTYGAARADMNEIYNYGVQLNWTIFDGGGKIALYKQAQAQRDAAQARVRDTELTIWQQVEQAYNTAIQSEESIGAATKGVESADENFRLSQGRFDAGVANIIELTDAQLALTTAQATLVQALANYRIAIAQLERFLGRR; encoded by the coding sequence ATGAGCGGGCGGGCACCGCGAAGGCTCCTCGTGCTGGCCCTCTTGGGCTCCGCGCTCTGTGTCTCCCTGGCCGCCGGGCAGACCCAGCCGCCGCCAGGAGGGGGATCGCAGGTCATACCGCCCGGAGGCTCCCAGTTGCCGCCGGGCGCCACCCAGACTCCCCCGGGCACCATCCAGACGTTGCCGGGTACGCCGCCGGCCACGCCGGGCGCCCCCCCGACGCCTGCTCCCGGTCCTGCCACGCCGTCCGGGCCCGTGACGGCGCCTCCCATGACGATCACGCCTCCGAGCGATGCCACGAGACCCCCGGCGGGAACCGGGTCCATCCCGGGCCTCCCTGCGACCCAGGTTCCCATTCGAGAAATGCTGCCCACGCCCCCCGGCATCCGGGCCTTCCCGACTCCGGACGAGCTCAAGGGCAAAGAGCTTGAGCTCGAGGAGGCGATCAAGATCGCCCTCGACAATCAGCCGCTCATCCTGGCGCGGATCGGCGACTACCAGTCCTCGATCCAGAACATCTACATCCAGCTCGCCCCCCAGCTGCCTCAGCTCACGGGCCAGTGGAACGGCTTCCAGCAGCAGACCGTCTCATCGGGCCCGTCCCCTTCCGGCCAGCTGGCTCCGCTCTCCCAGATCCGCAACGTCACCACGACGTCGCACTCGCTCTCGACCACGGCGACGGTGACCGCCTCGCAGCTCCTCTGGGACTTCGGGAAGACCCTGGCCGCCACCGCCGCCGCCAAAGCGGGCGCGAAGTCTTCGGCCGAGGACGTGGAGATCCAGAAGGACGAGAGCGTGCGTCTCGTCAAGACGGGCTATTTCAATCTGATCCTCAACGAGCGGCTCGTCGAGGTCAACCAGGCGGCCCTCGAGCGGGCCCTCGTCAATCTCCGCAGCGCCAAGGGCTTCTTCGACGTCGGCACCCAGCCCAAGTCCGCGGTGACGCGCGCCGAGGTGGACGTGGCCACGGCCCAGGTCAACCTGATCGGCGCCCTCAATGCCGTGGTAATCTCGCGCACCACGCTCAACACGCTCATGGGCATCCCCGTGAACACGCCGACCCGGGTCCGGGACATCCTGGCCTACCAGCACGTGGACTTCGATCCGAAGACGCTCTTGCCGGAAGCCTTCGCCCGGCGTCCCGAGTACCGCCAGATCAAGGCGCGCTTCGAGCAGGCCGAGCAGACGGTCAAGCAGCAATTCCGCAACTTCTTCCCGAACATCACCGCCAGCGGCACCTACGGGGCCGCGCGCGCCGACATGAACGAGATCTACAACTACGGCGTCCAGCTCAACTGGACCATCTTCGATGGCGGGGGAAAGATCGCGCTCTACAAGCAGGCCCAGGCCCAGCGGGACGCCGCGCAAGCGAGGGTGCGGGACACCGAGCTGACCATCTGGCAGCAGGTGGAGCAGGCATACAACACGGCCATCCAGAGCGAGGAATCCATCGGCGCGGCCACCAAGGGCGTGGAATCCGCCGACGAGAACTTCCGCCTGAGCCAGGGGCGGTTCGATGCCGGCGTGGCCAATATCATCGAGCTGACCGACGCGCAGCTCGCCCTGACCACGGCCCAGGCCACCCTGGTCCAGGCCCTGGCGAACTACCGAATCGCCATCGCCCAGCTCGAGCGGTTCCTCGGCCGGCGCTAG
- a CDS encoding efflux RND transporter periplasmic adaptor subunit, with translation MGRRAWIIVVMVVLAAGASGAWFYAQSRGSTPRFRSAKVERGPLTATVSATGTLNAVVTVQVGSQVSGQIKELFADFNSQVKRNQLVARIDPEKFQAAVSQAKAQVDAAKANVLNQRALVEKTRADLANTQAALAVAKAQTAKAQVAVLDSRRTLTRNTDLRKRGLIAQADEDTAQAAYDSAVAQAESAKAQEDAQASQIRSAQAQLRVVEAQLQAASANVVQQEAGLRQAQVDLDHTEIRAPVDGVVVSRTVDVGQTVAASLQAPTLFTIAQDLTQMQVDTNVDEADVGRIREGLHATFTVDSFANQTFSGEVMQVRKAPQVLQNVVTYNVVISARNPDLRLLPGMTANVRLIVDQKDSVLKVPNSALRFRLPGDDSVPVRGVAPGAGAGGGAAQPSIDEIRERLTKSLGLTPEQVQKLEPILQETREKIRALATPGANDNQRRLESQRIREASREQIRAILTSEQRAKYDKEMADARAGRQAVSGRVFVLGPDAKPVPVTVRLGISDGSFTEVLASDLKEGQEVLVGTADSRSPSRPSDSPRLRL, from the coding sequence ATGGGTCGTCGTGCGTGGATCATCGTCGTCATGGTCGTGCTGGCCGCGGGGGCCAGCGGCGCCTGGTTCTACGCGCAGAGCCGCGGCAGCACGCCCCGCTTCCGCTCGGCCAAGGTTGAGCGGGGGCCGCTCACGGCCACCGTCTCCGCCACGGGCACCCTCAATGCCGTCGTCACCGTCCAGGTCGGCTCCCAGGTCTCGGGGCAGATCAAGGAGCTCTTCGCCGACTTCAACTCCCAGGTCAAGCGCAACCAGCTCGTGGCCCGGATAGATCCGGAAAAGTTCCAGGCCGCGGTGTCCCAGGCCAAGGCCCAGGTCGACGCGGCCAAGGCGAACGTCCTCAATCAGCGGGCGCTCGTCGAGAAGACCCGGGCTGATCTCGCCAACACCCAGGCGGCGCTGGCCGTGGCCAAGGCGCAGACCGCCAAGGCCCAGGTGGCCGTGCTCGATAGCCGTCGCACTCTCACCAGAAACACGGATCTCAGGAAGAGGGGCCTCATCGCGCAGGCCGACGAGGACACGGCGCAGGCGGCCTATGACTCCGCCGTGGCCCAGGCCGAGTCCGCCAAGGCCCAGGAGGACGCTCAGGCCTCTCAGATTCGATCGGCTCAAGCGCAGCTGCGCGTCGTGGAGGCGCAGCTCCAGGCCGCGTCCGCGAACGTCGTTCAGCAGGAGGCCGGTCTCAGACAAGCCCAGGTCGACCTGGACCATACCGAGATCCGGGCACCCGTGGACGGGGTCGTCGTCTCGCGTACCGTGGACGTCGGTCAGACGGTGGCCGCGAGCCTCCAGGCCCCCACGCTCTTCACCATCGCCCAGGACCTGACGCAGATGCAGGTGGATACCAACGTGGACGAGGCCGATGTCGGTCGCATCCGGGAAGGGCTGCACGCCACCTTCACGGTGGACTCCTTCGCCAACCAGACCTTCTCGGGCGAGGTGATGCAGGTACGCAAGGCGCCCCAGGTGCTCCAGAACGTCGTCACCTACAATGTCGTGATCTCGGCGCGGAACCCGGACCTCAGGCTCCTGCCCGGCATGACAGCCAACGTGCGCCTCATCGTGGACCAGAAGGACTCCGTCCTCAAGGTGCCGAACTCCGCCCTTCGCTTCCGCCTGCCCGGCGATGACAGCGTGCCCGTGCGAGGCGTCGCCCCCGGCGCCGGCGCGGGCGGCGGTGCAGCACAACCCTCGATCGATGAGATCCGGGAGCGCCTCACCAAGTCCCTGGGGCTCACTCCGGAGCAGGTGCAGAAGCTCGAGCCCATCCTGCAGGAGACTCGGGAAAAGATCCGCGCGCTCGCCACGCCCGGGGCCAATGACAATCAGCGCCGCCTCGAGAGCCAGCGGATCCGCGAGGCCTCGCGCGAGCAGATCCGGGCCATCCTGACGTCGGAGCAGCGCGCCAAGTACGACAAGGAGATGGCCGACGCGCGGGCGGGTCGCCAGGCCGTCTCGGGGCGCGTATTCGTGCTCGGGCCGGACGCCAAGCCCGTTCCCGTCACGGTGCGGCTGGGCATCAGCGACGGGAGCTTCACCGAAGTGCTCGCCTCCGACCTCAAGGAGGGCCAGGAGGTTCTGGTGGGCACGGCGGACTCGCGCTCACCCTCGCGGCCCAGCGATAGTCCCCGGCTGAGGCTCTAG
- a CDS encoding efflux RND transporter permease subunit has protein sequence MWLTLAAMRNAIAVLMASLAIVLLGMTSINRISIDLFPNINFPQIQVGTVYKGASAQDIERSVTYPLEKAVSAVANVKHVESRSRQGFSLVIVQFVWGTDIDAALTEVVQRINQIINTLPPGVQQPFIVKSDLSNIPVCVVTVSGGGLDERALYDLAYNTIEPQFERLSGVASASVDGGKIRQITINLDRDRLYSKGLSVNEVTKSVNDANFLLPSGDVKVGSFDYNVFTNNQFSVVEPMEDIIVRRTGTTPIRLRDIGRVEDSAETQVSIVRVNGERSVFLRINKQPGANTVEVVDAVRATVPKLLGVPPGVNVNLSFDQSTYIRQSIESLWHEAAMGSILAFLVILVFLRSFVSTIIISIAIPLSLLLTLIAMYFLGQTLNIFTLGGLALAVGRLVDDSIVELENINRHLDMPGKPRRKAVLDAAREVAMPIFVSTITTIVVFLPTVFLEGQSRLLFIPLTFTISFSLFASFLVSRTVTPLLCLQWLKSEHEMTEHRSLRGRFDRLFVWSGKIFQRLDAWYQRCLEWSLDHRRALIGGILAMSASAVVIYLIPNAVGTEFFPASDESQFRLQVRAPVGTRVEETERIVKRMEDVIRSTARPGEIKTIVSSIGVPGGRSGLFSQNTGPHAAQLQVYLSDPDKRTRKDKQIFAEIGPKLGGQSPGTIFTIQFGGIVSRVINSGAQQPIEIEQLGYDLRDARDTARQVVRSIQDVPGVTFPFISREENYPQFDIVVDREKAAMAGLSQRDIAQAALISLNSNVSLNPSIFTDPRTGNQYNVVVQLDEPFRTTSEDLSRLFVMGEGGRPVLLGAVAEVKQGVGPVMIERKYQQRLIKINAQPAADRDLGAIAQDIEDNLKALPVPPGFTFQMGGQIQQQREAFGSLKFTSALAIVLVYMVMASQFRSLLDPFIIMFSVPLGMIGVVWALFLTRTTLNVTSFMGIIMMVGIVVSNGVLLVEYMNELRRQGLPLREAVVRGGRTRLRPILMTSLTTLVGLLPMALGIGTGSEANAPLARAVIGGLAVSTVLTLLFIPTLYVILEERFPRRMEDAAQLSLQGETA, from the coding sequence ATGTGGCTGACCCTGGCGGCCATGCGGAACGCCATCGCCGTGCTGATGGCGTCGCTCGCCATCGTCTTGCTTGGCATGACGTCCATCAATCGCATCTCCATCGACCTCTTTCCCAACATCAACTTCCCCCAGATCCAGGTGGGCACGGTCTACAAGGGCGCCTCGGCGCAGGACATCGAGCGCAGCGTCACCTATCCCCTCGAGAAGGCGGTCTCGGCCGTCGCCAACGTCAAGCACGTCGAGTCGCGCTCGCGCCAGGGGTTCTCGCTGGTCATCGTGCAGTTCGTGTGGGGCACCGACATCGACGCGGCCCTGACCGAGGTGGTGCAGCGGATCAACCAGATCATCAACACCCTCCCCCCGGGGGTGCAGCAGCCCTTCATCGTCAAGTCGGACCTGTCGAACATCCCGGTCTGTGTGGTCACGGTCTCGGGGGGCGGCCTCGACGAGCGCGCCCTCTACGATCTGGCCTACAACACCATCGAGCCACAGTTCGAGCGGCTGTCCGGCGTCGCCTCCGCGAGCGTGGACGGCGGGAAGATCCGGCAGATCACCATCAACCTGGATCGCGACCGGCTCTACTCGAAGGGGCTCTCGGTCAATGAGGTCACCAAGTCGGTCAACGACGCCAACTTCCTCCTGCCCTCAGGTGACGTCAAGGTCGGCTCCTTCGACTACAACGTGTTCACCAACAACCAGTTCTCCGTGGTCGAGCCCATGGAGGACATCATCGTGCGCCGCACGGGCACCACCCCGATCCGCCTGCGCGACATCGGGCGGGTGGAGGACTCGGCGGAGACCCAGGTCTCCATCGTCCGCGTCAACGGTGAGCGTTCGGTGTTTCTGCGCATCAACAAGCAGCCGGGAGCGAACACCGTCGAGGTGGTGGACGCGGTCAGGGCCACCGTTCCGAAGCTCCTCGGCGTGCCCCCGGGCGTCAACGTCAATCTGAGTTTCGACCAGTCGACCTATATCCGCCAGTCCATCGAAAGCCTCTGGCACGAGGCGGCCATGGGCTCCATCCTGGCCTTCCTGGTCATCCTGGTGTTCCTGCGCTCCTTCGTGTCGACCATCATCATCTCGATTGCCATCCCCCTGTCCCTCCTGTTGACCCTCATCGCCATGTACTTCCTCGGCCAGACCCTCAACATCTTCACCCTGGGCGGGCTGGCCCTCGCCGTCGGCCGTCTCGTGGACGACTCGATCGTGGAGCTCGAGAACATCAACCGTCACCTCGACATGCCGGGCAAGCCGCGCCGCAAGGCCGTGCTCGACGCTGCCCGCGAGGTGGCCATGCCGATCTTCGTGTCCACCATCACCACCATCGTCGTCTTCCTGCCCACCGTCTTCCTGGAGGGCCAGTCGAGGCTGCTCTTCATCCCGTTGACCTTCACCATCTCGTTCTCGCTCTTCGCCTCCTTCCTGGTCTCGAGAACGGTCACCCCGCTCCTGTGCCTGCAGTGGCTCAAGAGCGAGCACGAGATGACGGAGCACCGGAGTCTCCGAGGACGGTTCGACCGGCTCTTCGTGTGGAGCGGCAAGATCTTCCAGCGGCTCGACGCCTGGTATCAGCGGTGCCTCGAGTGGTCCCTCGACCACCGCCGAGCCCTGATCGGCGGCATCCTCGCGATGTCGGCCTCGGCCGTCGTCATCTATCTCATCCCCAATGCGGTGGGAACCGAGTTCTTCCCGGCCTCGGACGAAAGCCAGTTTCGCCTTCAGGTGAGGGCTCCGGTCGGGACCCGCGTGGAGGAGACCGAGCGCATCGTCAAGCGGATGGAGGACGTCATTCGCTCCACGGCCAGGCCGGGAGAGATCAAGACCATCGTGTCATCCATCGGGGTGCCCGGGGGCCGGTCGGGACTCTTTTCCCAGAACACGGGGCCGCATGCGGCCCAGCTCCAGGTCTATCTGAGCGACCCAGACAAAAGGACCCGGAAAGACAAGCAAATCTTCGCCGAGATTGGTCCAAAGCTCGGCGGGCAGTCTCCCGGAACGATCTTCACCATTCAGTTTGGCGGCATCGTCAGCCGCGTCATCAATTCGGGGGCGCAGCAGCCCATCGAGATCGAGCAACTGGGCTATGACCTTCGCGACGCCAGGGATACCGCCCGCCAGGTCGTCCGGAGCATCCAGGACGTGCCGGGCGTCACCTTCCCCTTCATAAGCAGGGAGGAGAACTATCCGCAGTTCGACATCGTGGTTGACCGGGAGAAGGCGGCCATGGCGGGGCTGAGCCAGCGGGACATCGCCCAGGCGGCCCTGATCTCGCTGAACAGCAACGTCAGCCTCAACCCGTCTATTTTCACCGATCCCCGAACCGGCAACCAATACAATGTCGTCGTGCAGCTGGACGAGCCCTTTCGCACCACGTCCGAGGACTTGTCGCGCCTCTTTGTCATGGGTGAAGGGGGCCGGCCGGTTCTCCTGGGCGCCGTGGCCGAGGTCAAGCAGGGCGTCGGGCCCGTCATGATCGAGCGGAAGTACCAGCAGCGCCTCATCAAGATCAACGCCCAGCCGGCCGCAGACCGTGACCTTGGAGCCATCGCCCAGGACATCGAGGACAATCTCAAGGCCTTGCCCGTACCCCCCGGCTTCACCTTCCAGATGGGCGGCCAGATCCAGCAGCAGCGCGAGGCGTTCGGGAGCCTCAAGTTCACCTCGGCTCTCGCCATCGTCCTCGTCTACATGGTCATGGCTTCCCAGTTCCGCTCGCTCCTCGATCCCTTCATCATCATGTTCTCGGTGCCCCTCGGGATGATCGGCGTCGTGTGGGCGCTCTTCCTCACGCGCACCACGCTCAACGTCACGTCGTTCATGGGCATCATCATGATGGTGGGCATCGTGGTATCCAATGGCGTCCTGCTCGTCGAGTACATGAACGAGCTGAGGCGGCAAGGCTTGCCCCTCCGCGAGGCCGTGGTCAGGGGCGGCCGCACCCGGCTCCGCCCCATCCTCATGACGAGCCTGACCACGCTCGTGGGCCTCCTCCCCATGGCGCTCGGGATCGGCACGGGCAGCGAGGCCAATGCCCCGCTGGCCCGAGCCGTCATCGGTGGCCTCGCCGTGTCCACGGTTCTGACGCTTCTCTTCATCCCCACGCTCTACGTCATCCTCGAAGAGCGTTTCCCGCGCCGGATGGAAGACGCGGCCCAACTGTCGCTCCAGGGAGAGACCGCATGA